A region of Domibacillus sp. DTU_2020_1001157_1_SI_ALB_TIR_016 DNA encodes the following proteins:
- a CDS encoding ABC transporter ATP-binding protein — protein MATSTVLPFEQEQYEQGQHKKIIQVKDLTLQYSPKQAPILQDIQLNLYENEFVCVLGPSGCGKSSLLNIIAGFQKTSLGSVFLNGKPYTRPNANIGVVFQHHNLFPWMTIKDNVGFGLKMKGLPKEKREKLVSYYLHLVDLQTSGDLLPHQLSGGMKQRAAIARTLAADPKAVLMDEPFSALDALTREKMQHHLLSIWQKTKKSIFFITHDVDEALLLGTRILVMQPNPGRITIDFQNPLKRNAKNPVDFKTEEFQELRTYLINSIKKS, from the coding sequence ATGGCAACATCAACCGTTTTGCCGTTTGAACAGGAACAATATGAACAAGGGCAGCACAAAAAAATTATCCAAGTAAAAGATTTAACGCTGCAGTATTCACCAAAACAGGCACCTATCCTGCAGGATATCCAGCTCAATTTATACGAAAATGAGTTTGTCTGTGTGCTTGGTCCATCAGGATGCGGTAAATCTTCCTTGTTAAACATTATTGCAGGATTCCAAAAAACATCGCTTGGCAGTGTTTTTCTAAATGGGAAGCCATACACCAGGCCAAATGCAAATATAGGTGTTGTCTTCCAGCATCATAATTTATTTCCTTGGATGACGATTAAAGATAACGTTGGTTTCGGATTAAAAATGAAGGGCCTGCCGAAAGAAAAAAGAGAAAAATTAGTTAGCTATTATCTGCATTTAGTGGATCTTCAAACGTCAGGGGATTTGCTTCCCCACCAACTGTCAGGGGGCATGAAGCAACGAGCAGCAATCGCACGAACACTCGCTGCTGACCCAAAGGCAGTGTTAATGGATGAACCCTTTAGCGCACTTGATGCATTAACCCGTGAAAAAATGCAGCATCACCTTCTGTCCATTTGGCAGAAGACGAAAAAAAGCATTTTCTTTATTACGCATGATGTGGATGAAGCGCTTCTCCTCGGGACTAGAATTTTAGTCATGCAGCCAAATCCAGGGCGCATTACAATTGATTTCCAAAATCCGTTAAAAAGAAATGCTAAAAATCCAGTTGACTTTAAAACTGAGGAATTTCAGGAATTAAGAACTTACCTGATTAATTCAATAAAAAAGAGTTGA
- a CDS encoding TauD/TfdA dioxygenase family protein translates to MAKVFPEYPRPLHFEGREDKEGPKQLVRNTDKDIQHYSLFTIQPLSPVIGAVIEGVDLSKPLTTKLKEEINDALLEWKVIFFKNQDITSEQQIAFAKNFGELEIHPFYKAPENRSDKVIQFNRNQKQKGYENIWHSDVSFREKPAKAAVLRLIDVPPVGGDTLWADMGAAYDNLSDDIKKRIESLQALHDFTPAFSHLLSAEELLEKQQQFPAVAHPVVRTHPETGRKILFVNPSFTTRIIGLGEAESEELLRFLFRQTHIPEYQVRFHWEANTVAFWDNRATQHYAVSDYFPYNRKAERVTISGDRPY, encoded by the coding sequence GTGGCAAAAGTATTCCCAGAGTATCCGCGTCCACTTCATTTCGAAGGAAGAGAAGATAAAGAAGGACCAAAACAGCTGGTAAGAAATACAGATAAAGACATTCAACACTATTCTCTGTTTACGATTCAGCCGCTAAGCCCTGTTATTGGGGCTGTCATTGAAGGGGTTGATTTATCGAAGCCATTAACAACAAAATTAAAAGAAGAAATAAACGATGCCCTTTTAGAATGGAAGGTTATTTTCTTTAAAAATCAAGATATTACCTCCGAGCAGCAAATTGCTTTTGCCAAAAACTTTGGTGAACTTGAAATTCATCCATTTTATAAAGCGCCTGAAAACCGGTCAGATAAAGTCATTCAATTTAACCGGAATCAAAAACAAAAAGGATATGAAAATATCTGGCATTCTGATGTCTCATTTCGAGAAAAACCGGCTAAAGCAGCCGTTCTTCGATTAATTGACGTTCCTCCCGTTGGCGGAGATACACTATGGGCTGATATGGGGGCTGCTTACGACAACTTGTCTGATGATATCAAAAAACGCATCGAATCACTACAGGCTCTTCACGACTTTACCCCTGCATTCAGCCATTTACTGAGTGCTGAAGAGCTTTTAGAAAAACAGCAGCAATTCCCTGCCGTTGCCCATCCAGTCGTTCGAACGCATCCGGAAACCGGAAGAAAAATTTTGTTTGTCAATCCGTCGTTTACAACGAGAATTATAGGGCTGGGGGAAGCGGAAAGTGAAGAATTACTGCGCTTTTTATTCCGTCAGACTCATATTCCTGAATATCAGGTACGCTTTCACTGGGAGGCTAATACCGTCGCTTTTTGGGATAATCGGGCAACTCAGCACTATGCCGTGTCTGACTATTTCCCTTATAATCGAAAAGCAGAACGTGTGACAATCTCAGGAGATCGCCCATATTAA
- a CDS encoding multidrug efflux SMR transporter gives MSWLFLILGVFAEIIGTTSMKLSEGFTKLLPSISIFVFYGLSLSLVTLSLKKIDVSIAYAIWSGVGTATITVIGLIYFKEQLSFIKVLSILLIILGVVGLNIGGDVHGETAKKQAEMEEVKK, from the coding sequence ATGAGCTGGCTATTTTTAATATTAGGCGTATTCGCAGAAATCATTGGTACGACTTCTATGAAGCTTTCAGAAGGGTTTACGAAACTGCTCCCTTCTATTTCAATCTTTGTATTTTACGGGTTAAGTCTCTCTCTTGTCACCCTGTCATTGAAAAAAATTGACGTCAGTATTGCGTATGCCATATGGTCAGGAGTCGGTACTGCCACCATCACCGTAATTGGACTGATTTACTTCAAAGAACAGCTGTCATTCATTAAAGTTCTTTCGATCCTACTGATCATTTTAGGTGTTGTAGGCTTGAATATTGGCGGCGATGTTCACGGGGAAACGGCAAAAAAACAAGCAGAAATGGAAGAAGTAAAAAAATAA
- a CDS encoding immunoglobulin-like domain-containing protein: protein MNKQHFILLFLIINVFLLTACQISDFKKVVTADEKQDKVAPIQHITQSKDNVTLKIEKKQDEISLNELTITILNESKFALVPGERFAIEKNIDGVWYSVPIQLKALQKGDFFIRPEEAFAQTVSLDPYLENDLPPGKYRLVKFFGELMEPNSDNNRKKLILAVPFKVVRKSLSVE, encoded by the coding sequence GTGAATAAACAGCATTTTATTTTACTGTTTTTAATCATAAACGTATTTTTATTGACTGCGTGTCAGATAAGCGACTTTAAAAAGGTGGTAACAGCTGATGAAAAACAGGATAAAGTAGCACCTATCCAGCATATTACACAATCAAAAGATAATGTCACATTAAAGATCGAAAAAAAGCAGGATGAAATATCCCTAAATGAATTAACCATTACAATATTAAATGAAAGCAAATTTGCTCTTGTACCTGGTGAACGTTTTGCGATAGAAAAAAATATTGATGGTGTTTGGTACTCTGTTCCAATTCAATTAAAAGCCCTTCAAAAGGGAGACTTTTTTATTCGTCCGGAGGAAGCTTTTGCGCAAACGGTTTCTCTTGATCCTTATCTAGAAAATGATCTTCCTCCGGGAAAATACCGGCTCGTAAAGTTTTTTGGAGAGCTGATGGAGCCTAATTCAGACAACAACAGGAAAAAACTTATACTCGCGGTTCCTTTTAAGGTTGTTCGTAAGAGTCTTTCCGTCGAATGA
- a CDS encoding LLM class flavin-dependent oxidoreductase has product MAGKRTLKLGAMIHGVGGGWADWRHADSLPNASTNFDFYKQQAQKAEEGKFDFVFIADSVSITENSSPHYLNRFEPITILSAIAAVTNHIGLVGTVSVSYSEPYTIARQFASLDHISHGRAGWNVVTSWLSGSAANYSKDSHPPHAQRYKIAAEYLELTKGLWDSWEDDAFIYDKETGVFFDKEKLHTLNHKGEFFSVKGPLNIARSKQGQPVIFQAGTSEDGRNFAAKNADAIFAGHDDIEESKVYYADVKIRAKEFGRNQNDISILPGIIPIIGDTQEEADRKYQEIANLVTIEKAVVALGRPFNDFDFSGYPLDEPFPDLGDLGNDSHRGTSEKIKKRAKENNMTLREVALEFATPKGQFVGTPEKVADLIEQWFEEEASDGFIIGAATPKGLPEFVDRVVPILQERGLYRTEYDQDTLRGNLGLTIPENRYAQKVASKPL; this is encoded by the coding sequence ATGGCCGGTAAAAGAACATTAAAACTTGGTGCAATGATACATGGTGTTGGCGGAGGCTGGGCAGACTGGCGTCACGCGGACTCCTTGCCAAATGCCAGCACAAATTTTGATTTTTATAAACAACAAGCACAGAAAGCAGAAGAGGGCAAATTTGATTTTGTATTTATTGCAGACAGTGTTTCTATAACAGAAAACTCAAGTCCACATTACTTGAATCGTTTTGAGCCTATTACGATTCTCTCTGCTATTGCCGCCGTAACCAATCATATTGGATTAGTGGGAACAGTTTCGGTCAGTTACAGTGAGCCTTATACGATCGCGAGGCAATTTGCCTCTTTGGACCATATCAGCCACGGCAGAGCCGGATGGAATGTAGTTACCTCCTGGCTCTCAGGCTCTGCAGCAAACTATAGCAAAGACTCCCATCCCCCTCATGCACAACGCTATAAAATTGCGGCTGAATACTTAGAACTGACCAAAGGGTTATGGGACTCATGGGAAGATGACGCATTTATCTATGACAAGGAAACAGGGGTCTTTTTTGATAAAGAAAAATTGCATACTTTAAACCATAAAGGTGAATTTTTCTCTGTTAAAGGCCCCTTAAATATCGCCCGTTCTAAACAGGGACAGCCGGTAATCTTCCAAGCAGGCACATCTGAGGATGGAAGAAACTTTGCCGCGAAGAATGCTGATGCCATTTTTGCAGGACATGATGATATCGAAGAATCAAAAGTGTATTATGCGGATGTAAAAATAAGAGCGAAAGAATTTGGAAGAAACCAGAATGACATCTCTATACTGCCAGGTATCATTCCAATTATCGGAGATACACAAGAAGAAGCCGACCGTAAGTATCAGGAAATTGCCAACCTTGTAACAATCGAGAAAGCTGTCGTTGCCTTAGGAAGACCTTTCAATGATTTTGATTTTTCAGGATATCCGCTTGATGAACCTTTCCCTGACCTGGGTGACCTGGGAAATGACAGCCACCGGGGTACATCTGAAAAAATTAAAAAACGGGCAAAAGAAAACAACATGACATTGCGCGAGGTAGCATTGGAGTTTGCCACTCCAAAAGGACAATTTGTGGGAACACCAGAAAAAGTCGCCGATCTTATCGAACAGTGGTTTGAAGAAGAAGCATCCGACGGTTTTATTATTGGCGCTGCCACGCCGAAAGGACTGCCTGAATTTGTGGACCGGGTAGTGCCCATTTTACAAGAACGCGGCTTATACCGAACTGAATACGATCAAGACACTTTACGAGGAAATTTAGGCCTTACAATCCCGGAAAATCGCTATGCACAGAAAGTAGCGTCTAAACCTCTTTAA
- a CDS encoding ABC transporter substrate-binding protein — MKKTFIHFAAIFLVFSLFIAGCSNNDSNTDAPGSASSKGKVTPGGELKWALAGTVTEDNLDAHKSGNAQNGRVTRSLYDSLVVELPDHTIKPWLATSWEISEDKKSYTFKLREDVTFHDGTPFNAEAVKFNFDRIKDPNTKASNSLNEIGPYESTEVLDEFTVKINFSAPFSPFLSNAAKSDLGFVSPAAVEKYGDKFPQNPVGTGPFKLEKFTPGTQVELVKNEDYNWAPENAAHQGPAYLDKLTIQFVPEEATRVGVLQSKQVHAADIIPPQNLLTLKEDSNFNVLETELRQINFSLYLNPAKTPWNDLKVREAVRSALDIKSAVETVYLGTSEQAWSPITPTMFGYTNTVENSWKPDPKKTAQLLKETGWKKGEDGIWNKDGKPLEIDFIDTQGNREKRMDLMTVFQQQLKQAGIQLNIISLSAGAYSERRENGEYDLVAASQFSGDPDVMRQIFSSEGPLGKQNLARTDVKELNQLLEQGYLESEPDKRKEIYKKAQEYIIKNVYSIPTYLFQYSFATGSEVNGITFDSPSFPVFYDAWIQQ; from the coding sequence ATGAAAAAAACATTTATCCATTTTGCCGCAATATTTCTCGTCTTTTCCTTGTTTATCGCCGGATGCTCTAACAATGATTCGAATACAGACGCTCCTGGCTCAGCTTCTTCAAAGGGCAAGGTTACACCGGGTGGAGAGCTAAAATGGGCTTTGGCTGGCACCGTTACAGAGGATAACTTAGATGCTCATAAATCCGGAAATGCCCAGAACGGCCGGGTGACAAGATCTCTCTATGATAGTTTAGTGGTTGAACTGCCGGATCATACAATTAAACCATGGCTAGCCACTTCATGGGAGATTTCCGAAGACAAAAAAAGCTATACTTTTAAGCTTAGAGAAGATGTTACCTTTCATGATGGAACACCTTTTAATGCAGAGGCTGTAAAATTCAACTTTGACCGAATTAAAGATCCAAATACTAAAGCATCAAACTCATTAAATGAAATTGGCCCCTACGAATCAACAGAAGTACTTGATGAGTTTACAGTGAAAATTAATTTTTCTGCCCCCTTTTCTCCTTTTTTAAGTAATGCGGCAAAATCTGACCTTGGTTTCGTTTCTCCGGCTGCTGTAGAAAAATACGGAGATAAGTTTCCACAAAACCCAGTTGGCACCGGTCCATTCAAGTTGGAAAAGTTCACACCCGGAACGCAAGTTGAGCTGGTAAAGAATGAAGATTACAACTGGGCTCCAGAAAATGCTGCGCACCAAGGGCCTGCTTATCTGGATAAGCTTACTATTCAATTTGTTCCTGAGGAAGCTACACGAGTCGGTGTGCTACAAAGTAAACAAGTACATGCAGCCGATATTATTCCGCCACAGAATTTACTTACATTAAAAGAAGACAGCAACTTTAACGTACTTGAAACAGAGTTAAGACAAATTAATTTTTCTTTATATTTAAACCCAGCTAAAACCCCGTGGAATGATTTAAAAGTAAGAGAAGCCGTCCGCTCCGCTCTGGACATTAAATCAGCAGTAGAAACAGTTTATTTAGGAACTTCCGAACAAGCCTGGTCGCCCATTACACCTACAATGTTTGGTTATACCAATACCGTTGAGAACTCTTGGAAGCCAGATCCGAAAAAAACAGCTCAATTGCTTAAGGAAACAGGCTGGAAAAAAGGGGAAGATGGTATATGGAACAAGGACGGAAAACCTTTGGAAATCGACTTCATTGATACACAAGGGAATCGTGAAAAACGCATGGATTTGATGACTGTTTTTCAACAACAGCTAAAGCAGGCTGGAATACAATTAAATATTATTTCTCTTTCAGCTGGCGCCTACTCAGAACGGCGGGAAAACGGTGAATACGATTTAGTAGCAGCCAGCCAGTTTTCCGGAGATCCAGATGTAATGCGTCAAATTTTCTCATCCGAAGGACCGCTTGGAAAACAAAATTTGGCACGTACTGATGTTAAAGAACTGAACCAGCTGCTAGAACAAGGCTATTTAGAAAGTGAGCCTGATAAACGAAAAGAAATCTATAAAAAAGCGCAAGAATACATTATAAAGAATGTTTATTCCATCCCAACTTACCTTTTTCAATATTCTTTTGCCACAGGAAGCGAAGTAAACGGCATTACGTTTGATTCTCCTTCCTTCCCAGTATTCTACGATGCTTGGATTCAACAATAA
- a CDS encoding ABC transporter permease, translating to MVKFLLQRLLVSILVVWGSLTLVFFLLHILPGDAARMIGGETLSQERVDHLQKQFGLDRPIGEQYMSYITGIASGDLGSSFVDNQPVVEKLMVHFPSTLALTFASGLIAILIGVVFGVLSAIYQNSWFDYIFRFFSLFSVSMPTFWIGILLILIFSVHLKWFPAIGNGSIEQLVLPSVCLGVAGSGLLARMIRNSMLEVMNEQFVLALRAKGISEKMVVYQHVLRNALLPSITIIGILVGELLAGAVVTETVFSRQGIGRVVVDAINQKDIPMIQGAILIAAIMYIVVNLLVDLSYSYIDPRIRRAPVNKS from the coding sequence ATGGTGAAATTTCTTCTTCAAAGATTACTTGTTTCCATTCTGGTTGTTTGGGGCTCCCTGACTTTAGTGTTTTTTCTTCTTCATATTCTTCCTGGCGATGCTGCCAGGATGATTGGAGGAGAAACGCTAAGTCAGGAGCGTGTGGACCATCTTCAAAAACAATTCGGTTTAGACCGTCCTATCGGAGAGCAGTATATGTCTTATATAACTGGTATTGCAAGTGGCGACCTGGGCAGCTCTTTTGTAGACAATCAGCCTGTAGTTGAAAAGTTGATGGTTCATTTCCCTTCCACTTTAGCCCTTACTTTTGCAAGTGGTCTTATTGCCATTTTGATAGGAGTAGTATTCGGTGTCTTATCTGCTATTTATCAAAATAGCTGGTTTGATTACATTTTTCGGTTTTTCAGCTTATTTAGTGTCTCAATGCCTACCTTTTGGATTGGCATCCTTCTGATTTTAATTTTTTCCGTTCATTTAAAATGGTTTCCTGCTATTGGAAATGGAAGTATTGAACAATTAGTCTTACCCTCGGTATGCCTTGGAGTGGCAGGATCAGGGCTGCTGGCAAGAATGATTCGCAATAGTATGTTGGAAGTTATGAATGAACAATTTGTGTTAGCGCTTAGAGCAAAAGGAATTTCAGAAAAAATGGTTGTATATCAGCATGTATTGCGAAATGCCCTCCTTCCCTCCATTACAATTATTGGTATTCTTGTTGGGGAGCTGCTGGCTGGTGCTGTTGTGACAGAGACGGTCTTTTCCAGACAAGGAATTGGAAGAGTCGTTGTCGATGCTATTAACCAAAAAGATATTCCTATGATTCAGGGAGCGATTTTAATTGCAGCTATTATGTATATTGTTGTGAATTTACTAGTAGATCTTTCTTACTCTTATATTGATCCACGAATACGGAGAGCGCCAGTAAATAAAAGCTAA
- a CDS encoding ABC transporter permease, giving the protein MSANTGSLKKALTLFDKKQVFSYEKKMTWSGTLIGLSLLTLAFIVLCALFPQWIAPYSVTEMNPEAIMKPPSFSHILGTDQFGRDIFSLLVYGARQSLITGLAAVLIAGVTGTIIGLVAGYTGGLFDVICMRMMDIAMTIPNILLAIAISSAMGASLVNIILAISIAATPGYTRVIRSQVISLKHRPFIDASQSIGTSHFEIVIRHILPNCLSPLIVMGTIGIGSSILIGTGLSFLGLGVVQEIPDWGYLLSQGRSYITVAWWIVAFPGFAITMLVVAVNLLGDALRNRLDPKQSRVS; this is encoded by the coding sequence GTGTCAGCCAATACAGGTTCTTTAAAGAAAGCTTTAACACTATTTGATAAAAAACAGGTTTTTAGTTATGAGAAAAAAATGACGTGGTCTGGTACCCTTATCGGGCTCTCTTTACTAACGCTGGCTTTTATTGTTTTATGCGCATTATTTCCTCAGTGGATTGCTCCCTACTCGGTTACAGAAATGAATCCTGAGGCTATTATGAAACCTCCTAGTTTCTCTCATATACTTGGAACAGACCAGTTTGGCCGTGATATTTTTAGTTTACTCGTATATGGAGCCAGGCAGTCATTGATAACCGGGCTGGCTGCAGTATTGATAGCCGGAGTGACAGGCACCATTATTGGGCTGGTTGCTGGCTATACAGGCGGCCTTTTTGATGTTATTTGTATGCGAATGATGGATATTGCGATGACAATTCCTAATATTTTATTGGCGATCGCTATCTCGTCTGCTATGGGGGCAAGCCTTGTAAACATCATTCTGGCCATAAGTATTGCGGCGACTCCAGGATACACAAGAGTGATTCGCAGTCAGGTAATCTCTCTTAAACATCGCCCTTTTATTGATGCTTCACAGTCAATTGGAACTTCTCATTTTGAAATAGTGATCCGTCATATTTTGCCTAACTGTTTATCCCCATTAATTGTTATGGGAACGATTGGCATAGGCAGCAGCATTCTTATTGGAACAGGGCTTAGCTTTTTAGGTTTAGGTGTTGTTCAGGAAATACCTGATTGGGGATACTTGCTTTCACAAGGGCGCAGTTACATTACAGTTGCTTGGTGGATTGTTGCTTTTCCGGGTTTTGCTATCACCATGCTAGTCGTTGCGGTGAATCTACTTGGAGATGCACTCCGAAATCGGTTAGATCCTAAACAATCGAGAGTATCTTAA
- a CDS encoding ABC transporter ATP-binding protein — MNHLLDIKELSVGFKVKNGFINAVNKVDLKINKGEILCLVGESGSGKTITSLSIMRLIDFNNGVINHGDIQLNGQSLAKLTPQKMNELRGKKMAMIFQEPMSALDPVYSIGYQIKEVIKRHSKTNRATAHDKAVTLLKRVGIPEAELRMKQYPYELSGGMLQRVMIAIALAGEPDLLIADEPTTALDVTTQSQILHLLQELKVEFNLSILLITHDLGIAAQLAGRVVVMYSTKVVEEAPTVQLFDKPAHPYTKGLLQSIVPANGEQKKRLYSIKGSIPSLSNAPEGCRFHPRCPYATDQCKLEEPPLKSYEGRKVACWHADVLMNEDFQQTDTEAGVTIIENKKHFPEIMESSNEDTVSPLVEIVHLKKYFPIQKGYFPPTKTHIKAVDDVSFSIHKGETFGLVGESGCGKSTLGRVLLQLEKASSGNVLFQGKNLAALNRRDLKLAKADMQVVFQDPYGSINPRWKIGDIIGEPFRVHQSLSSKEQKEKVLNIMNLVGLNTSWYDRYPNEFSGGQRQRIGIARAIALNPKFILADEAVSALDVSVQSQIINLFQDLQDNLGLTYLFIGHGLDVMRHISNRIGVMYLGKLVEIAPADELFQHPSHHYTKALLSAVPIADPKQKRNFVSINGEIPSPANPPSGCRFHTRCPAAKAICRQETPDLISRGAGHQVACHFPL; from the coding sequence ATGAATCATTTATTAGATATTAAAGAGTTATCTGTCGGGTTTAAAGTAAAAAATGGCTTCATTAATGCTGTTAATAAGGTTGATTTGAAAATTAATAAGGGAGAAATTCTTTGCCTGGTTGGTGAATCTGGCAGCGGAAAAACGATTACTTCTCTATCGATTATGCGGTTGATTGATTTTAACAATGGTGTTATTAATCATGGGGATATTCAACTAAATGGCCAAAGCTTAGCAAAACTTACGCCCCAAAAAATGAACGAGCTTCGAGGCAAAAAAATGGCTATGATTTTTCAGGAGCCGATGTCTGCTCTTGATCCGGTTTATTCAATCGGTTACCAAATTAAAGAGGTAATTAAACGACATTCCAAAACAAACCGGGCAACTGCCCATGATAAAGCTGTTACATTGTTAAAAAGAGTTGGAATTCCTGAGGCAGAGCTTCGCATGAAACAGTATCCTTATGAACTTTCTGGAGGTATGCTTCAGCGTGTCATGATCGCCATTGCTTTAGCCGGGGAACCAGATTTATTAATTGCCGACGAACCAACAACTGCACTTGATGTAACCACTCAATCACAAATTCTTCACTTGCTTCAGGAATTAAAGGTGGAATTTAACCTCTCGATTCTTTTAATCACGCATGACCTTGGAATCGCTGCCCAGCTTGCAGGTCGTGTAGTGGTTATGTACTCAACGAAAGTAGTTGAGGAGGCACCGACAGTTCAACTATTTGACAAACCAGCACACCCTTATACCAAAGGGCTGCTTCAGTCTATTGTTCCGGCAAACGGAGAGCAAAAAAAGCGGCTTTACTCTATAAAAGGTTCAATTCCCTCTCTATCAAATGCGCCAGAGGGCTGCCGGTTTCATCCCCGCTGTCCTTATGCAACAGACCAATGCAAATTAGAAGAACCCCCTTTGAAGTCTTATGAAGGACGCAAGGTGGCTTGCTGGCATGCAGATGTATTAATGAATGAAGATTTTCAGCAGACAGACACAGAGGCAGGAGTAACCATAATTGAAAATAAAAAACATTTTCCAGAAATTATGGAAAGCAGCAATGAAGATACCGTTTCTCCCCTTGTGGAGATCGTTCATTTAAAAAAGTATTTTCCGATTCAAAAAGGGTATTTCCCGCCAACTAAAACACATATCAAAGCAGTGGATGATGTCTCTTTTTCGATTCATAAAGGAGAAACGTTTGGACTGGTTGGTGAATCCGGCTGTGGAAAGTCTACATTAGGACGCGTTTTATTGCAGCTGGAAAAAGCAAGCAGTGGAAATGTTCTTTTTCAAGGGAAAAACTTGGCCGCATTAAATAGACGAGATTTAAAACTGGCTAAAGCAGACATGCAAGTTGTATTCCAGGATCCGTACGGTTCTATTAATCCCAGATGGAAAATCGGTGACATCATTGGAGAGCCTTTCAGAGTTCACCAATCATTAAGCAGCAAAGAGCAAAAAGAAAAAGTGCTAAATATCATGAACCTTGTGGGATTGAACACTAGCTGGTACGATCGTTATCCAAATGAGTTTTCGGGAGGGCAGCGCCAAAGAATTGGAATTGCACGTGCTATTGCACTCAATCCGAAATTTATACTAGCAGATGAGGCAGTTTCAGCTTTAGATGTATCTGTACAGTCCCAAATCATTAATTTATTCCAAGATCTTCAGGATAATTTAGGGCTTACTTATCTATTTATCGGCCATGGTCTGGATGTGATGCGTCATATCTCAAATCGCATTGGTGTGATGTATTTAGGGAAGCTCGTTGAAATCGCCCCTGCAGATGAACTGTTTCAACATCCTTCACATCACTATACAAAAGCGCTTTTATCCGCGGTTCCCATTGCGGATCCAAAACAAAAAAGAAACTTTGTATCGATTAACGGTGAGATTCCATCACCGGCTAATCCTCCCTCCGGCTGCCGCTTTCATACCCGCTGTCCAGCGGCTAAAGCGATTTGCAGACAGGAAACACCTGACTTAATATCCAGAGGAGCAGGCCATCAAGTGGCATGCCATTTTCCTTTATGA